Genomic window (Phragmites australis chromosome 5, lpPhrAust1.1, whole genome shotgun sequence):
GAGACGACatgctcattagtgacgggtgataaagaCACCCATCACAACTAATggctgactcattagtgatgagccTTTAGGTGACCCTTCACTAATGATTTGTCGGATCCTAAGTCATTGCTAGTCgagtaaaaaatttataactttttatacTAATTTAGATTGggaaaaatttatataaaaaaatgtagCACTCGACGAgctctataactttgtagttgattattttttatttaaagtcatatagatgtacaaataaatatataaagactATCCAAGGAACCACACATAGAGCTACAAATTAAAGTACTAGAtgtagtgtaaaactagtaggaatcattgaaaaagacaCGTATATggtcacaaagttgaaaattacaaattcaaagatttttatcatgagtttggtaactcggattgatgaaaTGTCTACGtagcactaactttcagatgtagcatTATGTCTCCAAAAATTTTCAGACAAATCGGATAAGGttaatttttgatgaaaaacttCAGAGGTCCTATCAAGGGTCTTTTAAGCCCTTTTTAGTGTCAAGAAAGGTACAAGTCTAAGGGCATGCTTTTTTTTGGATACGCCACCTCGTTAGCTTTAAAAGTAGAGATCAAACGTCAAAATTGAgctccgtatgaaaaaattatgactaTTTTATTGAACACTGCAGGAGTTGAATACAAATTTTTTCATACAGGGTCGGATGGAGACaactttatataaatattgtagaactcgacgagatctataactttataattgACAAAATTTTATTTAACATCATTTAGCAAAATTACAACCTCTATAAAATTGAGTAAAATTAGTCATCAACGACGGGTGATAGGTATGACATATTACTAATGATCTTTGGCaaaaaagtttaaaataataaaatattcagTTTCTATCCTAACTACGTGATAGCAAAGATGGTAAGTGGCTACATGCGCAATGAGTAGGATGCGGGTTCGATTTCCATgaaacgcaaacttgaaaataatgtaaaaAAGTGTGGCTTGTCAGGTATATGAAATAAGCTTGCGTTTGGGTGGTtcgggtgatttttttttgattttttttataaaaaatatgaaaaatatttattggtcattagtaacggatcaagattacaacccgtcatTAATATTCAGTCAATAATAGCAAGTCgtggttatcacccgtcactaataactttttttttcatgtagtgtcaatttctatttttttcaaattgctATATACTAAATACGTGTGAAACAACTATACAGTTGCTAGTTTTGTCAAAGTGAAGACATCCTTCTTCATTGTCATTCGACATTTCCGGTTCTTCTACAGCCCCTATCTTTCCATAAAAAAGTTAAAGTTCCATATGCAAGCACACTCTTAGTCTAAATTCTAAACTATGCATCCATTTGTTTCTGGGCTGTCAATATGCGTTCCCTTCCTTCGCATTGATTCCGGAGTAGGAGTGAGCCAGAAGGATTCCAAAACCAAAGCTCCATCCAAAGCGCCCCAGCTCGAAACCATCGAAGCGCAGACCACTCCAGCCACAACCTGTCACGATTCGTGTAGAACCTCCTCTCGCCACTCAACGAACCATGCTAGTGTTGCTGTATATAGAGAGGGCTAGAGGCACTGCAACGTTGGTGGATTTGTTCGCGACAAGCTAAGCCCAAGAGCCGCGCTCTCTCTAAGGACGTAGTGGTGCTAGTGCGGTGGCCCAAGCTCCTCGATCGGGTGTTGGAGGGATGGCGGAGCCGAGGCGCACGCGGCCGTCGACGTTCCAGTGCGCCGCGGCCACACTGCTGGCTCTGGTCGTCGTAGTGGTCATCGTCGTCCTCCTGTGGCTCTTCCTCCACCCGTCGAAGCTCCACCTCTCCGTCGACCACGCCGCCACGGCGGGGTTCAACTTCACGACCGccggcgcgctcacgggcgccTTCGACCTCACCCTGCGCGCCTACAACTGGGACGAGCGCGCCGCGGTGTTGTACCGCTCGCTCGACGTCGGGGTGTGGTACAACGGCACGTACCTCGCGGGCGCCCAGGCGCCGGGGTTCATCCAGCCGCCGGAGAACGAGACGAGGATCGACGTGGCCGCGCAGGCCGCTGCGACGGAGGTGCTGCCGCGGGACGTGGAGGCGGGCATGAAGAGGGAGCGGACGGAAGGGAAGCTGACGGTGGACGTGCACGTCTGGGCCAAGGTGCGGTTCCGGTACGGCGTGGTGAGGACGCGGCGGTACACCGTGCGCGCGAGCTGCCCGGCGGTGGTCGTCGACTTCGCGTCGCCGACCTCGTTCGACCGGGTCTACTGCCACATTCATATCTGATGAGTACTCGATAATACTGCGCGCGTGTGGACAACACTTTCACAAGCATGGGGTGGTGTTTCTTTCTCGTTTGCTTCAAGGATTCGTTTGGGTTTGGATTGATTCTTCTTTTGTGTGCTATTTCTTTCATCGCTTATGCCTATGTTAATCTTTGATGTAAACTGATTTCCATGgattgtataaatattttttgactGGTCTCTGGTCCGGTGGTCCCTACAGGCCTCACCGGGGATGCTTGCcccttttttaaaataaataaataaataaataaatattttttgactACTTTAATTGTACAGGTAAGCATGATATTCGTCCATTTCACCCATTTATACATAGTAGAGTGTCAAATGCCAGTGCTTGATTGAttatcggaagagaggcttaaTTCTCTAATCTCTGCACATCATAGTACTAGAactactgcaatatctttttttttttaccaagaaATGTTAGGACAACTCACTACTTGCGTGTAGTGtaacgagttttttttatacattttctaacttaaaaattaaataaatagctcCCGGATGAAAAAACTTATAGTAATAgacgcctaccgccctctcaaaaGACTGCGGCACTTTCAGAAGATGGTAAGGATATCACGATGGTAAACACAGGCCTTACCGTCCTCTTAAAGAGCGGTTAGCCCTTGCAGCCAACTGAGAGCGGTTAGTACTGTTCCCGCGGTGAACAGTACTCAGCGCTCAATTTTCTCTTCCCATCTTCTCTGTTCAAAATAATATTCTTCTGTTGCTCAAAAATCTTAAATCTTTTTACATattctataatccatgtgcaacccattttaattggactcacttaaaaatcatgtgtataatttaaactaaaattctctaaaaatagatacttttataacttctagaaattgttagagcatcaaataaatttccaaaaatctaaaaaaaattactaatattcttcttatatgatggactaacgTAGATAGTACCTTAGATGAGATCGGGTCAGAAACAAAAACTAGCCTATCACATGGCCCGAAGTGCCTAACATGTAGAAGAAGGCTTTGGGATCATCATGTCAAAAGTGATAGTTTTCGTATGGAATCATCAACCAGTCATCCTCATGGCAAAGCATGTCCAACACGCAtctaagatcatctctaattgTTTTTCTTCAGGGGTAGAATTCTTTCACGATgggattttcgttctctttaGCGTTCCAAcgatttcccttcacggttcccgtcacgaatgGATTCttaaggtcattcccttcatgactggattctctctcatttcccttcacgattcccctcgaatggaagctattggagataagagaaaataaagagaatgggaACGAGGAAGGAAATCGGGAATGGAACAAAATAAatggaatatggttggagatggtctaatgaCTCTTAAAAATACTCGAGATGATTGGACTGCCCTCTGATTCCCATCGAACGGCTAAGATCGCACTCTTACAGCTAAGATCCGACGGCACCCGAGCCCTCACGAGATCCTGCTTCGCTGTCGAAAGTAGTGGGCCTGGATGCACAGTCACACACAGCGCAATCAACCAAGCAACAAGATCATGtatcctctcctccctcctgcaATGGCTACAAAGCTCCAAGAACCTTTccatcctctccttcccctctcctcccGCGGCCATGGCCATGTCCAAGGCCTTCACTGCGCACCATGCGAATTGTTTGCACCACCACCGCCTCGTGGCGGCAAGCTCCTATGCGACGCCATGGCTACCTATTCTCCCGTGGTCGCGCGGGCCAAGCTTCACAGTTGCCTCGTGCCCACGGCTACTACCAACGAGCCCCAAGGCATCGTTGAGTGAGTCCGACCTGTCGCCTACGCAACCGTCGGAGCGCACAATGATGGACTGGGACCTTGCTAGCCTCTAGGTCACGCTCGTTGTGGGCGTGCCGTCCTACCACCTCGCGGGCAGCCTCGTTGACCTCGGCATGTCCGCACTCCATGGCGTGTCCATCGTGGCCTTCACAAACCTCATCATCCTCGTCGCCCTCGTCCTGCCATTCCTGGTGCTCACGCGCGCCGCTTTCAACATGCGCGACGCGCACATCCCGGCCGTCATCCGCGCGTTGGTCGGCTGTGGGTGGCTCGGCATCGAGCCCTAGATCAGAGGTCGCGTCATATTCCTGCTCCTGCCGTCCCAGCTCAAATTGTACCAGCTGCTGCTCACTCGAGTTCGCGTGCTTCCTCGCCTTTTGGGTGGCGCAACTCGGCGTCATCATGCACAACATAGAGGGCATCCGCAAGATCGAGAAGTTCTCGACATTGATGCTCATCGTGCTCGCCTCCACGCTGCTGGCCTGGGCCTACACGTCGGCCGGTGGCTTCGGGTGCATCCTCTCGCTGCCGCCGAGGCTGACGCGCGTGTTAGACTTTTTGCCCGTTTACACGAGCATCTCTTTGACTTTCCTCTTTTATATcttcccatgcatgcatgaatgcatgcacaGCGTGTTCACACTCTTCTTGCCCATTTACACGAGCATCTCTTTGACTTCTCTCTTTTACATCTTCCCATACATGTATGAATGCATGCACGGTGTGTTCACACTCTTTTGCGTTTATCATGTGATAGCTTGAGTGCTATATATTTGTAAGTTGCAACTCTGAATATTCAATCAACAAAAGATCGTGTGATTCATTCTATTATCATGGTATCAGATAGGTTCGATTTTGCGACCTTGCTTCCGCCCCTCTAAACATTTGCCGGCGCCATTCGTTCGCTGGTCCTCTTCCCCGTCTCGTTGCTCTCCTGCATGAGACGTTCACTTTCCACTCCGTCGTGCTCTCTTTGCACGCTTTCTAGCCCCTTGCCTTGTATTTCTTCCACTTATTGCTATGGTTCTGACCAAGGTTGATCACGTGAAGCTGCGCGCGCCGAGGCTGCGCGCACCAAAGCTGCGTGTTTGGAGGAGCAACGTCGCCTCGACGCTGAGGTCGCGGTCGCCCGTACCCTCGCGCTCGCCAACTCCACGGCGGTCCTGCACGCACAGGCCGTCGCCATGCAAAACTTCTGTGCAATGGTCCCCATCGTCCTCGACACCAGCTCCACCAACTATAGCCGCTGGCGCGGCCTCTTCCTCAACACCCTCGGTAAGTATGCTCTTGCTGACCACGTCCTTTCTAACGATGTTCTGGACAACGAGGAGTGACACCGCATGGACTGTAGCGTGAACTCGTGGATCTACGCCACGGTTTTTCACACATGCCAAGCTCTCCGGTTATGGTGCTCCCATGGATGACCCGACTCACTACCACAGTCTGGTAGGTGCTCTGCAATATTTGACCTTTACTCATCCAGATATCGTTTATGCCGAAAAGCAGGTTTGCTTATTCATGCATGACCCTCGTGAGCCTCATCTTAATTTGGTGAAACGCATTTTGAGATACGTTTAGGGGACTCTTGATTATGGCATTACTCTTTACCACACCTCCACCACTATTTTGACTATCTACACCGATGCTGATTGGGCTGGTTGTCTTGACACTCGGAAGTCCACCTCTGGCTATGTGGTCTTCTCAGAGACAATATTATCTCTTGGTTGTCCAAACGACAAAATACAGTATCCCGGTCCAACGTTGAGGCTGAGTACCGCGCTGTCTCCAATGGTGTTACGGAGGCTTGTTGGCTGCGTCAGTTGCTCATGGAGCTCCACAGTACATTTCAGCGTGCCACTATTGTTTATTGTGACAACGTCAGCACGGTCTATCTCTCCAGCAACCTGGTCCAGCATCAGCGTATCAAGCATATGGAGATTGACCTGCACTCTGTTCGCGAACTCGTCGGCCTCGATGACGTCCGTGTTATGCATGTCCTGACATCCTTTCAGTACATTGACATCTTCACCAAATGGCTGCCCACTTCGGTCTTCCAAGAGTTTCGCTCTAGTCTCAACGTTCGGTAAGCTCCCGTCTCAACTTTGGGAGAATGTTAGACTTCATGCCCGTTCACATGAGTATCTCTTTAACTTCCCTCTTTTATATCTTcctatgcatgcatgaatgcatggaCGGCATGTTCACACTATTACTGCCCGTTCACACGAGCATCCCTATGATTTTTCTCTTTTACATCTTATGTATGAATGTATGTACGGTGCGTTCACACTCTTTTACGTTTATCTTGTGATAGCTTAAATACTATATATTTATAAGATGTAACCCTAAATATTTAATCAACAACAGATCATATGATTCATTCCACTGTCAACGCGCCGAGTTCTGGAAGGTCTTCTTCCCGTCGCTCACCGCGAACATCAGCTTCTGGGCGACGGTGTTCATTAACTTACCGGACTTCGCGCGGTACGCACGGAACCAGGCGGACCAAGTTCTCGGCCAGACGGGCTGCCGGTGTTCATGGGCATGTTCACCTTCGCCGGGCTCTCCGTCACCTCCGCCACCGAGGCCATCTTCGGCCACGTCATCTCTGACCGGATCGAGCTCCTCGGGCGCATCGGTGGACCGACAACGACATTTCTTGCCATCTTTGGCATCGGCCTCGCGACCATCACGACCAACATTGCCACCAACGTCGTCGCGCCGGCGAACGCGCTCGTCAACATGAGCCCGCGAAGGTTCATGTTCGCCAAGGGGGCGCTCGTCACCGCGTTGCTCGGCATCGCATTCCAGCCTTGGCGGCTGCTCAGCTCCAGCGAGAGCTTCGCCTACACATGGCTGCTCGGCTACTCGGCGCTCATGGGCCCCATCGGAGGGGTCGTCCTCGCCGACCACTACATTGTCCGGCGCACCGCTCTGGACGTCGACGCGCTGCACTCGGAGGACAGGGGCAGCCCTTACTATTTCCAGGGTGGTTTCAACGTCGCCGCGATGGTGGCAATGGCGGCCGGAGTTGCGCCTATCGTGCCGGGATTTCCGCACAAGATTGGAGTTCTCCCGAGTGTCCCCAAGGCATTTGTCACGGCGTACAACAATGCCTGGTTCGTCAGCTTTTTCGGCGCCGTATACTGTCTGCTCTGCCGCCGGAGCGGGGCACAACCGTACAAGTGAAACACCAGTACGATTTATACCAGGCTGGACATGTAAAAAAAGCAGCACAGTTTTAAAGTGTGATCGGcgcgcaaaaaagaaaaagctagTGCCGACATTTTGCAACTACAGATGAAAATGATGACACCAAAAAATAAGTGCCAAATTCTTGTTCTGTTCAAGTTAGTCGTAAGATCTGTCAAACTTGCATCATTAAGCACATGTAAATAAGTCTCCGGTTTTGAAATTGTTACAGAATGCCCTTATATTCTGACGAAAAATAGCTTTCTACTAGCTTTCACTTAAAATAATGCAGTTGTTGATTGCAAATCAGGCATCAATTTGGTTTGAAAATTGCACTTCCCACTCCTCCAGAATACCACAAAGGCAGATTCACTTGAGAGCAATGGCTAGGTTGAATGCAGCATCTCTACATATGGAAATGTTCACTCTCAATTGTGTTTAAGATTTCTCAATTGCCATGCCACAACGTTGGTATGTGAAACAGGGGTCAGAAAGAGTCAGAAATTATACAGAGAATTCTTATTGATTGGGGATTAGCTGACATTTGTGCCGCATAATGCTAGCTGTTTGGAGCAACTGATGGATGAACATTATCATCATGATATAATACTCGCCGAACAGCTTGGATTTCAGTCGGACAGCTATGATAAACCAACCAAGGCTTCAAGCAACAGAACATTATCAACGAGTCCTAGTTTTAATCATCTTCCCCCTAGATgccttcttctccatcttctCCCTTTTCTTTCGAGTCTTCTCATCCTCAACTTCACCCTGCAAACAACCGATATGATGCCAGTCTGTTATATCTCGGAATGAATATAGTGCGCTGAAATCGATGATCAGTCTATTTTTACCTCTGAACCACCACTGAAAAATGTTCCTCTTAACAGACTGAAAATCTTGTATCCAGCAAAAGATGGAATCTGCAAAGTATACAAAATATCAAGCAAAATAGTAAGTTGAAAATGATTTGAATGTTCTATTGGTGGTGTCTACAGCTCCAAAATGATGAGTGTTCCAGATTATCTACCATTCAGCacatgctttcacaacttgatTTAGTCATGTTTGCAAGAAATTCGAAGTCTAAGGGAATTCTTTTGTGACATGAAAGTATAAGGGAAATGACTCAATATATGAACATAACTACGTGAAATAACTGGTGGTCAGTAATGGTCATATGCATTGGTTTTTCACCCCAGTTGTGGTCCTACTTTGCTTGCTACAAAGTTGACAGAGAAATATTAAGCAAACAGGTAAAAGCACAAGTTAGAAGCACAGGTCAGATGGTACACATAAgcagtgttcctagtttgatagCTTCGTTAGTCTAAAATGACTATCAAATTAAGCACCAAATCTTcacccagaaaaaaaaaagtatgctGTGTAACATGCAGCCATGGGGCCCAACAGGTGTTCACCAATGGCCCATGGAACTGTAGTGATCAAAAGTAATTGAACGGGAGtacaatttgaagtagcatgtGGTTCGTGATATCTTACCACTAAATATGTCCACCAAAATTTTTCAGAAATGATGGTCGTCAGCTGAACAAAGAGAGTGATGTAGATCACATCATGTAAATACCTGTAGGACAAGAAGCATAGGAAAACAATAACATAAAGTTCTATAGATGCAAGTCAATATGCTCCACAAAAAGACATTCTTGACTTTCGACTCTATTTCCATAATTTCATGTTGCAGCCCTATGGTTTGAGTTACTAGTGAAATTTTAGCTTTAAAGACTGTAAACTACTCCCTCTGATCCCAAACATGTCCATTAGGGCATCAACACGGTCTACAATATGGcattttgactaataatatctataaaaaacatattatttCAAACagaaagagttatatattatgaaagtatttttcatgatgaatctagtaacAACAAccttatgttgtcaatctatattattttttagctattgacgctcaaagctaaaaaaattgacTTAGGACAAACCTAAATGGATTTATATTT
Coding sequences:
- the LOC133917642 gene encoding NDR1/HIN1-like protein 13, with amino-acid sequence MAEPRRTRPSTFQCAAATLLALVVVVVIVVLLWLFLHPSKLHLSVDHAATAGFNFTTAGALTGAFDLTLRAYNWDERAAVLYRSLDVGVWYNGTYLAGAQAPGFIQPPENETRIDVAAQAAATEVLPRDVEAGMKRERTEGKLTVDVHVWAKVRFRYGVVRTRRYTVRASCPAVVVDFASPTSFDRVYCHIHI